The following are encoded together in the Montipora foliosa isolate CH-2021 chromosome 12, ASM3666993v2, whole genome shotgun sequence genome:
- the LOC137980956 gene encoding adenosine receptor A3-like, translating to MSINATLTEIVGKKTYPEYVCSESITVGIDHHLIFLLTFFVFLCIFTSLGNALILVVLRKESTLGSPSKLLLRSLAASDFCVGMLSDPLYAISLVSAINGHWRVCYYAFSLTVVVTYALCSVSLLTTSAISVDRLLALSLGMRYRETVTIKRVYGIVITFWVLATIGCAAYVKSSQFTRRFIQAVLLICLSVSMFSHTMIFFNLRQHRTRVQDRCSPEDPPLACSSLQSEVNIAKHKKAVSSVLWIQLALLICYLPYTVIVALLSIRGELSQTLVLSQKYAGVFVLVNSSLNPLLYCWKILEVRQAVVATLKKWCCSSI from the coding sequence ATGTCAATCAACGCGACCCTTACAGAAATTGTTGGGAAGAAGACATACCCAGAGTACGTCTGCTCAGAAAGCATCACCGTAGGAATCGACCACCATCTGATATTTCTcttaactttttttgtttttctgtgcATTTTTACATCCTTGGGAAACGCCTTAATACTAGTTGTCCTCCGGAAAGAGTCTACGCTTGGTTCACCGTCCAAACTGTTGCTTCGCAGCTTAGCAGCAAGTGATTTCTGTGTCGGTATGCTTTCCGATCCCTTATATGCTATCTCTTTGGTGTCTGCAATAAATGGGCACTGGAGAGTTTGCTACTACGCATTTTCCCTTACTGTTGTAGTAACTTATGCCTTGTGTTCAGTGTCGTTGTTGACCACGAGTGCTATAAGCGTGGACAGACTTCTGGCTTTGTCATTGGGAATGAGGTACAGGGAAACCGTAACTATAAAACGTGTGTACGGAATAGTTATAACGTTTTGGGTTTTGGCTACTATCGGCTGTGCTGCCTACGTAAAGAGTTCTCAGTTTACCAGAAGGTTTATACAAGCAGTCTTATTAATTTGTCTGTCAGTCTCCATGTTCTCACACACAATGATTTTCTTTAATCTCCGTCAACATCGCACTCGAGTTCAAGACAGGTGCTCTCCTGAAGATCCACCTTTAGCATGTAGTAGTCTGCAAAGTGAAGTGAACATAGCAAAACATAAAAAGGCGGTGTCCAGTGTGTTATGGATTCAGCTTGCGTTGCTGATTTGTTATCTCCCTTACACGGTGATCGTAGCATTGCTGAGCATCAGAGGTGAACTGTCCCAAACTCTTGTTTTAAGTCAGAAATATGCAGGGGTTTTCGTCTTAGTAAACTCTTCATTGAACCCACTTCTCTACTGTTGGAAGATTTTAGAAGTAAGACAAGCTGTCGTGGCGACATTGAAAAAATGGTGCTGTTCATCGATTTAG